A single window of Polaribacter sp. SA4-10 DNA harbors:
- a CDS encoding AIR synthase related protein, giving the protein MSQEVSKRYAQRGVSASKEDVHNAIKNIDKGLFPKAFCKIVPDYLTNDENYCLIMHADGAGTKSSLAYMYWKETGDISVWKGIAQDALIMNIDDLLCVGATDNIMLSSTIGRNKSKIPGEVLSAIINGTEELIEDLKGFGVTIHSTGGETADVGDLVRTIIVDSTVTARMKRTDVVDNANIKPGDVIVGLESFGQATYETEYNGGMGSNGLTSARHDVFHKYLAEKYPESFDAAVPEDLVYSGNIKLTDKIENSPIDAGKLVLSPTRTYAPIIKEILSKFNSETVHGMIHCSGGAQTKILHFVDNLHIVKDNMFPIPPLFKLIQEQSKTDWKEMYQVFNCGHRMEIYVSPEIANDIISISKSFNVDAKIVGSVKAFHPDADQDQSKKLTITSEFGVFEY; this is encoded by the coding sequence ATGAGTCAAGAAGTTTCTAAAAGATACGCACAACGTGGCGTTTCTGCATCTAAAGAAGATGTACACAATGCAATTAAGAATATAGACAAAGGTTTGTTTCCGAAAGCATTTTGTAAAATTGTGCCAGATTATTTAACAAATGATGAAAATTATTGTTTAATAATGCACGCAGATGGAGCAGGAACAAAGTCTTCTCTAGCTTATATGTATTGGAAAGAAACTGGTGACATTTCTGTGTGGAAAGGAATTGCTCAAGATGCATTAATAATGAATATTGACGATTTGTTATGCGTTGGTGCAACAGATAATATTATGTTATCTTCTACAATTGGACGTAATAAAAGTAAGATTCCTGGTGAAGTTTTATCAGCAATTATAAACGGAACAGAAGAATTAATTGAAGACTTAAAAGGTTTTGGAGTTACAATTCATTCTACTGGAGGAGAAACGGCAGATGTTGGAGATTTAGTAAGAACAATTATTGTAGACTCTACTGTAACTGCTAGAATGAAACGTACAGATGTTGTAGATAATGCAAATATAAAACCGGGTGATGTTATTGTTGGTTTAGAATCTTTTGGACAAGCAACTTATGAGACTGAATATAATGGTGGAATGGGATCTAACGGATTAACGTCTGCAAGACATGATGTTTTTCATAAATATTTAGCAGAAAAATATCCAGAAAGTTTTGATGCTGCTGTACCTGAAGACTTAGTGTATTCTGGAAATATAAAATTGACAGACAAAATAGAAAATTCTCCAATTGATGCTGGTAAATTAGTGTTGTCTCCAACAAGAACATACGCACCAATTATAAAAGAAATTTTATCAAAATTTAATTCAGAAACTGTGCACGGAATGATTCATTGTTCTGGTGGCGCACAAACAAAAATTTTACATTTTGTAGATAATTTACATATTGTAAAAGATAATATGTTTCCAATTCCACCTTTATTTAAATTGATACAAGAACAATCTAAAACAGATTGGAAAGAAATGTATCAAGTATTTAACTGTGGGCATAGAATGGAAATTTATGTTTCTCCAGAAATTGCAAATGATATTATTTCGATTTCTAAATCTTTTAATGTGGATGCTAAAATTGTAGGTAGCGTAAAAGCTTTTCATCCTGATGCAGATCAGGACCAATCTAAAAAACTGACTATTACAAGTGAGTTTGGTGTATTTGAGTATTAG
- a CDS encoding carboxypeptidase regulatory-like domain-containing protein has protein sequence MKKVIKIVSILFIILFFSSCGEEETIGLVEFGDLTGIVVEKEGFIPLENVKIILSPTNNTVFTDAEGNFIFEGVEAQEYSVQAVKEGYLDKYEGATVSAEVDVNIVFEMDISTALNKPPTKPELITPEDGSLDLLSEVELSWESTDVDEDELTFTLEVRNDFNNEVTRITDLKDKSYTLSDLKYGAKYFWSIAVTDDINAEVISGIRSFKVKDDPSNRYFYVKKVGGNNVIYSASFNDETNEVLDIVQLTDSSLNSWRPRKNNIINLVAFLRIDDNKAHIYTMSANGDNVKKITSAIPLSGFSLNEMDFSWSPDGSKLLYSSFNKLYAINRDGSGLEQVYETLDGSLITECDWSGDGSKIAIKTNNENGYNGSILIIDFNRNTLNTVVSGVEGALGGLNFSASGSKLLFTRDISNFQATNYRQLNTRMFIYDLVDMTFLDVSDDEKEDGTNDLDPRFSPNEANIIFVNTSNDGISQKNITITNLSGNIQRKILFIDASMPDWE, from the coding sequence ATGAAAAAAGTAATTAAAATAGTAAGTATACTATTCATAATACTCTTTTTTTCTAGTTGTGGAGAAGAAGAAACTATTGGTTTAGTAGAATTTGGGGACTTAACAGGTATTGTTGTTGAAAAAGAGGGGTTTATTCCTTTAGAAAATGTGAAAATAATACTTTCACCTACAAACAATACTGTTTTTACAGATGCTGAAGGAAATTTTATATTTGAAGGAGTTGAAGCACAAGAATATTCAGTGCAAGCGGTAAAAGAGGGATATTTAGATAAATATGAAGGAGCAACTGTAAGTGCAGAGGTAGACGTAAATATTGTTTTTGAAATGGATATTTCTACAGCGCTTAATAAGCCACCAACAAAACCAGAACTAATAACTCCAGAGGACGGATCCTTAGATTTGCTCAGTGAAGTTGAACTGTCTTGGGAATCAACAGATGTAGATGAAGATGAGTTAACATTTACACTTGAAGTTAGAAATGATTTTAATAATGAGGTAACAAGAATTACCGATTTAAAGGATAAAAGCTATACATTATCTGACTTAAAATATGGAGCAAAATATTTTTGGAGTATCGCCGTAACTGATGATATTAATGCAGAGGTTATAAGTGGTATTAGATCTTTTAAGGTTAAAGATGACCCATCAAATAGGTATTTTTATGTTAAAAAAGTAGGAGGGAATAATGTGATTTATTCAGCAAGTTTTAACGATGAAACCAATGAAGTTTTGGATATAGTTCAACTAACTGACTCAAGCTTAAATTCATGGAGGCCAAGAAAAAATAATATAATTAATTTAGTAGCTTTTTTACGTATCGATGACAATAAAGCTCATATATATACCATGAGTGCCAACGGAGATAACGTTAAGAAAATTACATCAGCAATTCCTTTATCAGGATTTAGTTTAAATGAAATGGACTTTTCATGGTCGCCAGATGGAAGTAAATTATTATACTCCTCTTTTAATAAGTTATATGCAATAAATAGAGACGGTAGTGGGTTAGAACAAGTATATGAAACACTAGATGGAAGTTTAATAACGGAATGTGATTGGAGTGGAGATGGATCTAAAATTGCAATAAAAACAAACAATGAAAATGGTTATAATGGTTCAATTTTAATTATTGATTTTAATAGAAACACTTTAAATACGGTCGTTTCTGGAGTTGAAGGAGCATTAGGAGGTTTAAATTTTTCAGCATCAGGTAGCAAATTATTGTTTACAAGAGATATTTCTAATTTTCAGGCAACTAATTATAGACAATTAAATACGAGGATGTTTATTTATGATTTAGTAGATATGACTTTTTTAGATGTTTCTGATGATGAAAAAGAAGATGGGACGAATGATTTAGATCCTCGTTTTTCTCCAAATGAAGCTAATATTATTTTTGTAAACACATCTAATGATGGTATTTCTCAAAAGAATATTACAATAACAAATTTGTCAGGGAATATTCAAAGAAAAATTTTATTTATAGATGCTTCAATGCCAGATTGGGAATAA
- a CDS encoding CsgG/HfaB family protein: MKITTSIIYLLIISMLTSCGAYFNQPFNQTKARIGENTSPEFLAKKFLPSEKIIVGVYKFRDQTGQYKPAENGSTFSTAVTQGGTTILLMSLEESGWFRPIERENIGDLLNERQIIRNTRQEYANGNKVTMPPLLFAGTIIEGGVVSYDSNIITGGSGLRYFGAGVSNQYRQDRITVYLRIVSTSTGEILKSVYVSKTILSQGISANLYRFVSLRRLLEAETGVTKNEPSQLAVKEAIDKAVDLLIVEGIVDGVWSPEGGEEAVDYVKNAYEKEKIDADKTVLYDRKKENRRAQFSAGAGVGISQIKGDYASPTNQFGFDLKLKYTFNDPKFNLWGTVGRLELDNKDIFHEPFLTSGLNFEYTILPFEKFTPYVYVGAGLITKTNLEQMFFKLQGGLGLEYLITNKIGLFINGEYNMMLSDDLDGQILGEKNDFISRLGVGINVYF, translated from the coding sequence ATGAAAATAACTACAAGTATTATTTATTTGTTAATAATTAGTATGTTAACAAGTTGCGGCGCTTATTTTAATCAACCCTTTAATCAAACAAAAGCAAGAATAGGAGAAAATACTTCACCAGAATTTTTAGCAAAAAAATTTCTTCCTTCAGAAAAAATTATTGTTGGCGTTTATAAGTTTCGAGATCAAACAGGGCAATACAAGCCGGCAGAAAATGGCTCAACATTTAGCACTGCTGTTACCCAAGGAGGAACTACCATTTTATTAATGTCACTTGAAGAATCTGGTTGGTTTAGACCTATAGAAAGAGAAAATATAGGAGACCTTTTAAACGAAAGACAAATAATTAGAAATACGCGTCAAGAATATGCAAATGGAAATAAGGTAACAATGCCACCTTTACTTTTTGCAGGTACAATTATAGAAGGAGGTGTGGTTTCTTATGATTCAAATATTATAACAGGAGGATCTGGATTACGTTATTTTGGAGCAGGAGTTTCTAATCAATATCGGCAAGACAGAATTACTGTTTATCTAAGAATAGTATCAACATCAACAGGAGAAATTTTGAAGAGTGTTTATGTTTCAAAAACTATTTTATCTCAAGGAATTTCAGCAAATTTATATCGTTTTGTATCCTTAAGAAGATTGTTAGAAGCAGAAACAGGAGTCACCAAAAATGAACCATCACAATTAGCTGTAAAAGAAGCAATAGACAAAGCTGTAGATTTATTAATTGTTGAGGGTATTGTTGATGGTGTATGGAGTCCTGAGGGTGGAGAAGAAGCCGTAGATTATGTTAAAAACGCATATGAAAAAGAAAAAATTGATGCTGATAAAACAGTACTTTATGATAGAAAAAAAGAAAATAGAAGAGCTCAGTTTTCTGCAGGAGCTGGTGTAGGAATCTCTCAAATTAAAGGAGATTACGCGAGCCCTACTAATCAGTTTGGATTTGATCTTAAGTTAAAATACACCTTTAATGACCCAAAGTTTAACTTATGGGGAACTGTTGGAAGGCTTGAGCTAGATAATAAAGATATTTTTCATGAACCCTTTTTAACTTCGGGGCTTAATTTTGAATACACCATTTTACCATTTGAAAAATTCACCCCTTACGTTTATGTTGGGGCAGGATTAATAACGAAGACAAACCTAGAGCAAATGTTTTTTAAACTCCAAGGAGGTTTGGGGCTTGAATATTTAATTACAAATAAAATTGGGCTTTTTATAAATGGTGAATATAACATGATGTTGAGTGACGATTTAGATGGGCAAATTTTAGGAGAAAAAAATGATTTTATTTCGCGTTTAGGAGTTGGTATTAATGTTTATTTTTAA
- a CDS encoding curli assembly protein CsgF: protein MKQNIIFIFILFSSFVYSQDLIYKPISPFFGGDTFNYQQILASAVAQNDYKEETSQVEGPTALENFTRTLNTRLLSSLSQSLFQEQLGDTDLTIGTYTFGDLVVEITPGTNGLNVNILNITTGEQTLISVPNPN from the coding sequence ATGAAACAAAATATAATATTCATTTTCATTTTATTTTCAAGTTTTGTGTATTCTCAAGATTTGATATACAAGCCAATAAGCCCTTTTTTTGGAGGTGATACATTTAATTACCAACAGATTTTAGCTTCTGCGGTTGCGCAGAATGATTATAAAGAGGAAACTTCTCAAGTTGAAGGACCAACCGCTTTAGAAAATTTTACAAGGACTTTAAATACTAGGTTACTTAGTTCGTTATCTCAAAGCTTATTTCAAGAACAGTTAGGAGATACAGATTTAACAATTGGAACCTATACTTTTGGAGATTTAGTAGTAGAAATAACCCCAGGAACAAATGGTTTAAACGTTAATATTCTAAATATCACAACAGGTGAACAAACTTTGATATCCGTTCCTAACCCCAATTAA
- a CDS encoding CsgE family curli-type amyloid fiber assembly protein, translating into MKNKIVIFFISIFFFTLFSFVQEFDNYKIKGKINLIRVDDFLTLRAQVLNHELFFIDDLNYNFVVLQKNSLGKLSKKSESNDFSLKPKEEKQLATIKLNLKENEELKVYLFIKHKNKLVARDTLFLLQRGKGEVEKEVNEKQFLIRGMVIDGSLTKIGRDYHDFFYKEYVVTGRNYPFIVKIIEKPAMGRNSILSIEVDRKKIHEFFARPQEDYLKSNVVTAMRKLRVYSQERKTTFQNKI; encoded by the coding sequence ATGAAAAATAAGATCGTAATTTTCTTTATTTCAATATTTTTTTTCACTCTTTTTTCTTTTGTTCAAGAGTTTGATAATTATAAAATAAAAGGAAAAATCAATTTAATTAGAGTAGATGATTTTTTAACATTAAGAGCTCAAGTACTAAACCATGAGTTGTTTTTTATAGACGATCTTAATTACAATTTTGTAGTACTTCAAAAAAATAGTTTGGGAAAATTATCTAAAAAAAGTGAATCTAATGATTTTTCACTGAAACCAAAAGAAGAAAAACAATTAGCAACAATTAAGCTCAATTTGAAAGAAAACGAAGAATTAAAAGTATATCTATTTATAAAACATAAAAATAAATTAGTAGCTAGAGATACACTATTTCTATTACAAAGAGGAAAAGGAGAAGTTGAAAAAGAAGTAAATGAAAAACAGTTTTTAATTAGAGGTATGGTAATAGATGGGTCTTTAACTAAGATAGGTAGAGATTATCATGACTTTTTTTACAAAGAATATGTAGTTACAGGTAGAAATTACCCATTTATAGTAAAAATTATTGAAAAGCCAGCAATGGGAAGGAATAGTATTTTGTCAATTGAAGTTGATAGAAAAAAAATTCATGAATTTTTTGCTAGACCACAAGAAGACTATTTAAAATCAAATGTTGTCACTGCTATGAGGAAATTAAGAGTGTATAGTCAAGAAAGGAAAACTACTTTTCAAAATAAAATTTAG
- a CDS encoding glutamine synthetase III: MSRIRFNALQETLHRSPIKVVQNEKRSTLFGQNVFNKHAMQQYLTRAAYESVMNAIGLGTKIDRKIADQVAVSMKDWAMSKGATHYTHWFQPLTGATAEKHDAFFESINGSLAMEKFDGEQLVQQEPDASSFPNGGIRNTFEARGYTAWDPTSPAFVYETTLCIPTIFVSYTGEALDNKTPLLRALQAVDVAATAVCKYFDKNVTKVNATLGWEQEYFLIDDALALSRPDILLTGRTLIGHSSAKGQQLDDHYFGTIPARAMSFMQELEQECMLLGIPVKTRHNEVAPNQFELAPIFEEANLAVDHNSLLMDVMQKVSRRHKFKVLFHEKPFAGINGSGKHNNWSLATDTETNLLSPGKTPMKNLQFLTFFINTIKAVCENEELLRSSIASASNDYRLGANEAPPAIISVFIGSQLSRVLDELENVTIGKLSPQEKTDLKLNIIGKIPEILLDNTDRNRTSPFAFTGNKFEFRAVGSLSNCATPMTVLNTIVAKQLKEFKIEVDKLIETKKLKKDEAVFNVLREYIKESKKIRFEGDGYGDAWEKEAKKRGLSNNKTTPEALKVKVSKKVIDLFEEMDVMSKVEIEARYEIKLQEYTKRLQIESRVLGDIARNHIVPTAIIYQNTLLENTKNLKEIFGPEFKNIAKEQIELIMVISNHITEINALVNKMVDERRKANKLNGFKCAAYYCEKVKPFFDEIRYHCDKLETMVDDNLWPLTKYRELLFTR; this comes from the coding sequence ATGTCAAGGATTAGATTCAACGCTTTGCAAGAAACACTACATAGAAGTCCTATAAAGGTGGTTCAAAATGAGAAAAGATCAACACTATTTGGTCAAAATGTCTTTAATAAACATGCTATGCAACAGTACCTTACACGTGCAGCTTATGAAAGTGTAATGAATGCAATTGGCCTTGGAACTAAAATAGATAGAAAAATTGCAGACCAAGTTGCTGTAAGTATGAAAGATTGGGCAATGTCTAAAGGTGCAACGCATTATACACATTGGTTTCAACCTTTAACAGGAGCAACTGCAGAAAAACACGACGCTTTTTTTGAATCCATAAATGGTAGTTTGGCTATGGAGAAGTTTGATGGCGAGCAATTGGTACAACAAGAACCAGATGCATCAAGTTTTCCAAATGGCGGAATTAGAAATACCTTTGAAGCAAGAGGTTATACAGCCTGGGATCCTACTTCTCCTGCTTTTGTTTATGAAACAACTTTGTGTATACCAACTATTTTTGTGTCTTATACAGGGGAAGCTTTAGATAATAAAACACCACTTTTAAGAGCATTACAGGCGGTAGATGTCGCTGCAACAGCCGTTTGTAAATATTTTGATAAAAATGTAACTAAGGTAAATGCTACTTTAGGCTGGGAGCAAGAATATTTTTTAATAGATGATGCTTTGGCGCTGTCTAGACCAGATATACTATTAACAGGTAGAACTTTAATTGGACATTCCTCAGCAAAAGGACAGCAATTAGATGACCATTATTTTGGAACAATCCCTGCAAGAGCAATGAGCTTTATGCAAGAATTAGAACAAGAATGTATGTTGTTAGGAATTCCTGTAAAAACAAGGCATAATGAAGTTGCTCCAAATCAATTTGAATTAGCACCAATTTTTGAGGAAGCAAATTTAGCTGTAGATCATAATTCTTTATTAATGGATGTAATGCAGAAAGTTTCTCGCAGACATAAATTTAAAGTATTATTCCATGAAAAACCATTTGCAGGCATAAATGGTTCTGGTAAACATAATAATTGGTCTTTAGCTACAGATACAGAGACTAATTTGTTAAGTCCGGGGAAAACACCAATGAAGAATTTACAATTTCTTACTTTTTTTATAAACACAATAAAAGCAGTTTGTGAAAATGAAGAATTGTTAAGATCTTCAATTGCATCTGCAAGTAATGATTATCGATTAGGTGCTAATGAAGCGCCACCAGCAATTATTTCTGTGTTTATTGGTAGTCAATTATCTAGAGTTTTAGACGAGCTAGAAAATGTAACAATAGGAAAATTATCACCTCAAGAAAAAACGGATTTAAAACTGAATATTATTGGTAAAATACCAGAAATTTTATTAGACAATACAGACAGAAACAGAACATCACCATTTGCATTTACAGGAAATAAGTTTGAGTTTAGAGCCGTAGGTTCTTTGTCTAATTGTGCAACACCAATGACTGTTTTAAATACAATTGTTGCTAAGCAATTAAAAGAATTTAAAATAGAAGTTGATAAATTAATAGAGACAAAAAAACTAAAGAAAGACGAAGCTGTTTTTAATGTTTTAAGAGAATATATAAAAGAGTCTAAAAAAATTAGATTTGAAGGAGATGGGTATGGAGATGCTTGGGAAAAAGAAGCAAAAAAACGTGGTTTAAGTAATAATAAAACCACACCAGAAGCCTTAAAAGTAAAAGTCTCTAAAAAAGTAATTGACCTGTTTGAAGAAATGGATGTAATGAGCAAGGTAGAAATTGAAGCTCGTTATGAAATTAAATTACAAGAATACACAAAACGTTTACAGATAGAAAGTAGAGTTTTAGGAGACATTGCTAGAAATCATATTGTGCCAACTGCTATTATTTATCAAAATACATTATTAGAGAATACTAAAAATTTAAAAGAAATTTTTGGACCTGAATTTAAAAACATCGCAAAAGAACAAATAGAACTTATTATGGTTATTTCTAATCATATCACAGAAATTAATGCGTTAGTTAATAAAATGGTTGATGAACGTAGAAAAGCGAATAAGTTAAATGGTTTTAAATGTGCAGCATATTATTGTGAAAAAGTAAAACCATTTTTTGATGAAATTAGATATCATTGTGATAAATTAGAAACGATGGTAGATGACAATTTGTGGCCATTAACAAAGTACAGAGAATTATTATTTACGAGGTAA
- a CDS encoding glutamine synthetase beta-grasp domain-containing protein, which yields MAKIKLEYIWLDGYYPTQNMRSKTKVEEHENFQGTVEELGNWSFDGSSTKQASGGASDCILKPVAIYPDPKRRNGYLVMNEVMNADGTPHKSNARATIEDDDNDFWFGFEQEYFIMDTETDLPLGFPRGGYPAPQGMYYCSVGGRHTHGRDFVEEHADLCIDAGLNFEGINQEVASGQWEYQLFAKGAKKAGDEIWISRYLLDRLTEGKGMYIEYHPKPLGDTDWNGSGMHANFSNTILRTCGSKEKYIEICEAFRPLVKEHIKVYGEHNEQRLTGDHETASIHDFSWGISDRGASIRIPIIVVEKGYKGWLEDRRPSSNGDPYKIAARIIKTVKPVK from the coding sequence ATGGCTAAAATTAAATTAGAATACATTTGGTTAGATGGATATTATCCAACCCAAAACATGAGAAGTAAAACCAAAGTTGAAGAGCATGAAAACTTTCAAGGAACTGTAGAGGAGTTAGGTAATTGGTCTTTTGATGGTTCATCTACAAAACAAGCTTCAGGTGGAGCATCTGATTGTATTTTAAAACCAGTTGCTATCTATCCAGATCCTAAAAGAAGAAATGGTTATTTAGTAATGAATGAGGTAATGAATGCTGATGGAACTCCACATAAATCCAATGCACGTGCTACTATTGAAGATGATGATAACGATTTCTGGTTCGGATTTGAACAAGAATACTTCATTATGGATACTGAGACTGATTTACCTTTAGGATTTCCAAGAGGTGGCTACCCAGCTCCACAAGGAATGTATTACTGTTCAGTTGGAGGTAGACATACTCATGGTCGTGATTTCGTTGAAGAGCATGCCGACTTATGTATTGATGCTGGTTTAAACTTTGAAGGAATTAACCAAGAGGTTGCTTCCGGACAATGGGAGTACCAGTTATTCGCAAAAGGAGCTAAGAAAGCAGGAGATGAAATTTGGATATCTAGATATTTATTAGATCGTTTAACTGAAGGCAAAGGAATGTACATTGAGTACCACCCAAAACCATTAGGAGATACTGATTGGAATGGATCTGGTATGCACGCAAACTTTTCTAATACAATTTTAAGAACCTGTGGTTCTAAAGAAAAGTATATTGAAATCTGTGAAGCTTTCCGTCCGTTAGTAAAAGAACACATCAAAGTTTATGGAGAACACAACGAGCAACGTTTAACCGGAGATCACGAAACTGCATCTATCCATGATTTCTCTTGGGGGATTTCTGATAGAGGAGCATCTATTCGCATTCCAATTATCGTTGTAGAAAAAGGATACAAAGGATGGTTAGAAGACCGTCGTCCATCTTCAAATGGAGACCCATATAAAATTGCTGCAAGAATTATTAAAACTGTTAAACCAGTTAAATAA
- a CDS encoding calcium/sodium antiporter yields MNFFLIIAGLVLLILGGNWLLKSAVALSLKLEIPKIVIGMTVVSFATSAPELIISINAALSGASDLALGNVIGSNIANLGLVLGITLLLGSMEVQTSFYKTNWPVMMIASAMLYLFLTGDKVIVQYEGIILFSFLIIFLIYLLRFQKTAVLDEFPEDDEPLPLYKIVLFFTIGGVALWGGAELLINGATSLAIEFGVTERVIAVTVISIGTSIPELAASVIAVLKKEKAISLGNLIGSNVFNILAVLGITSMITPVSVTDMGLINNDVFWMLGVSLLILPLVFLPKGMRLNWKDGIVLLSVYAIFIYVTI; encoded by the coding sequence ATGAATTTTTTTTTAATAATTGCTGGATTGGTGTTATTGATTTTGGGAGGAAATTGGTTGTTAAAATCAGCAGTTGCTTTATCGTTAAAATTAGAAATACCAAAAATAGTAATTGGTATGACAGTAGTTTCGTTTGCAACTTCAGCACCAGAGTTAATTATAAGTATTAATGCAGCTTTAAGCGGAGCATCAGATTTGGCTTTAGGTAATGTTATAGGTTCTAATATTGCTAATTTGGGTTTAGTATTAGGGATCACATTATTATTAGGTTCTATGGAAGTACAAACAAGTTTTTATAAAACGAATTGGCCTGTAATGATGATTGCTTCCGCCATGTTATATCTATTTTTAACAGGAGATAAGGTTATAGTGCAATATGAAGGTATAATTTTATTTTCATTTCTAATTATTTTTCTAATATACCTTTTGCGTTTTCAAAAAACTGCAGTTTTAGATGAGTTTCCAGAAGATGATGAACCGTTACCACTTTATAAAATTGTCCTTTTCTTCACTATTGGAGGAGTCGCTCTTTGGGGGGGGGCGGAATTATTAATTAATGGAGCAACATCACTAGCCATAGAGTTTGGTGTAACAGAGCGTGTAATTGCAGTAACTGTTATTTCGATAGGAACTAGTATACCTGAGTTAGCTGCGTCTGTTATTGCAGTTTTAAAGAAGGAAAAAGCAATTTCTTTAGGAAACCTCATCGGATCAAATGTATTTAATATTTTGGCTGTTTTAGGAATCACTTCTATGATAACACCTGTGTCTGTTACAGATATGGGATTGATCAATAATGATGTTTTCTGGATGTTAGGAGTTTCTTTGCTAATTCTACCTTTAGTTTTTTTACCAAAAGGAATGCGTTTAAACTGGAAAGATGGTATTGTTTTATTATCAGTTTATGCTATTTTTATTTACGTTACTATTTAG
- a CDS encoding SsrA-binding protein, with product MKKQVFKILTKSIKFIFPSFTKKRLDISKASKFQLAIIGWRAFVTKNSFN from the coding sequence ATGAAAAAACAAGTTTTTAAAATTCTTACAAAATCAATTAAGTTTATTTTTCCTTCTTTTACAAAAAAAAGATTAGATATTTCTAAAGCTTCAAAATTTCAATTAGCAATTATCGGATGGAGAGCTTTTGTAACTAAAAACTCATTTAATTAA
- a CDS encoding DUF2007 domain-containing protein, which translates to MIDNYTKVFTETTIIVKRLHSLLNEAGVSSRLSDRVESARLGGFGVPPNSVELFVLNNDIEKAQPIIDSFKEEINS; encoded by the coding sequence ATGATAGATAATTATACCAAAGTATTTACAGAAACCACAATTATTGTAAAAAGACTGCATTCGTTATTAAATGAAGCAGGTGTTTCTTCTAGATTATCAGACAGGGTAGAGTCTGCAAGACTAGGTGGTTTTGGGGTTCCTCCTAATTCAGTTGAATTATTTGTCTTGAATAACGATATAGAAAAAGCACAACCTATTATAGATTCTTTTAAAGAAGAAATTAATTCATAA